A section of the Salvelinus alpinus chromosome 36, SLU_Salpinus.1, whole genome shotgun sequence genome encodes:
- the LOC139564846 gene encoding phosphatidylcholine transfer protein-like codes for MKIWVVLAKSSPQSPLPEKSGVQRVNDYKQTVAMESDGACGTKVFMNYFDNPGGNIPTWLVNWAAKSGVPAFLTDMQKACGNYSNYCQKNKK; via the exons ATGAAGATCTGGGTGGTCCTGGCTAAGAGCTCCCCACAGTCCCCGTTACCAGAGAAGAGTGGGGTGCAGCGAGTGAATGACTACAAGCAGACTGTGGCCATGGAGAGTGATGGTGCCTGTGGCACTAAAG TCTTCATGAATTACTTTGATAACCCTGGTGGTAATATTCCAACCTGGCTTGTGAACTGGGCAGCCAAG AGCGGAGTGCCTGCCTTCCTTACAGACATGCAGAAGGCTTGTGGCAATTACTCAAACTACTGCCAGAAGAACAAGAAATGA